gaggtccttcgagagagttccattctaaactcctggaattgttctctgaattcgttcctgaggctttccatcatttctgctatcatagcctcagttgtttttttattctccatctcctcttcggtcgtactgctttttggagctggcgagttggcttgccctttgatgtaatttgtaatatttctttgtgatttgtgcatctggagatctgtgggtggcttccttgggttggctttgtgctggttcccactcgtccatcagtgggagacttgtttttgACCTGGCTCtgtgtttgagtttggctgttgaaccgtACTGCCCGTTAGGTGAGCATGatcgtctcggttgttgctggggtggtcccCCTCCCTGCGCTTGGGGGTGGGTtggttctttgtctttctctgcaaGATAGTGActtgccactgtgttgtgctgaccctagcgtgcccctggtgggggtttgcgggttgctgattcagcatggcgtggaggcttttctattctttggttcttttttccacttggtaccttggtcagaggagcttacctttcagattgagatttgccactGAGAGGCGGCTTGGCCCcctgtgtggagtgcgcctaCTGCGGGCGCTGCCGcatgggggggccctgcccacctgtgcggcgcgtgcctatcagagcaggcactGCCGTtgaggggctctgcccacctgtgtggggtacacctatcagagcgggtgttgcagcttgcctgcttgtgccctcccgcagggggttgggcagacgatcctcctgctggagtaCTAGCACCCTGGCCCTCCGGGGGGCACGTGCGTGTggactctagtgcttcctttggggacgtgttgtcccgagttgttggagagtgcttgtgccctctcgcgagtttgctgtgggggacGGTATGGTCGGGCCCcggtaggatcaagtgtctgggcgcgggttggtgcccacagactctgcgcctccgctgtgaggggggcgtgtgatcggGCCCAAGTGtctctgctgggctggtattgtacacccgCAAACCTGTGGCTGTTGTTTAAAAAGTCCGGGAGGGctaggcgcctcaggtggggcttccagtGCCTacctgccgggcttcgctctacccccccccatccacgtgggggaggtcctgggcttgtctgcctcttctgtgtgtggtcttttctcgctctctcacgttccctggccagtagggattaatcgCAGGAGCGGGGACCCCAGGTAGCCTCAGTTCGCGTGTGGTTTCGAGACCCCATGCCTGCCAGCCCAAGAaagacacgggcgcgtgggtgtcctggagaaagcctcaggggcattctggtttattcaagggaggggctaacagataTACCCCCAGAGGCGCGCACAGGAGAGGGGGTACTGGATCTTAATGATTGGCTAAAAggactgtccctcaggtgatatcacggaacttcctctatgggcggagaccacagccccccaaggactgggtttctggggtccccgccaTTACACAGTGCTTGCCCCCAGGGGCGGGAGCTTCTCTTCAGGTTGAAGGCGGAAGGAGGGGGGACGGGCTCAAACCagctgtcccctcttaaaggcgcaGCTGTCCCTAACACCTACCGGTTCCCAGGCCcttgctggggaggggggtggggctggtgaggccaggttctggctcctctgctggggtttgggggggggggatgtcttGGTgctgctcctttgttccctcggggtagggagggggagggagggaactctagcttctttgtaggttttgagtctctgctagagctggtctcctgttggggggggtaatgggggaacttactggtcctgggttgtgtgtgtgtcccacgttgctgtgggcttttcggggctgggtgctggggtgtggcgatcggtcgtttggtggtggcggtcccggctctccccgtctgcacaGCCCAGTTCCCAGCCGCTAGGTTCCACACTGCTGCCCGGCCGTTCAGTCCCACGCCACCGTCTGTCTCGGTCGGTCTGCGCTCTGTCTGCTGTCTGTGGAACTCCTGTTGTCTAGGCTCTGCACTCCTAgcatgacttttcggctgttacttctctggtggctgaaggtctgtggccccgCTTGCCGGTGCTGTCTCCTTTCCCATCCTGGCCCTGTTAGGGCCAGGGTCGGCCGGTGGGGTGGGGgaaccctggagattttccggctccgtgcaagttataggctcttcttttttttttgttttgtttcctgtatttctctgttgcttctggttgttgggtttgctgggttcttttttttttttttttttttttttttttttttttttttgccagtcctgggccttggactcagggcctgagcactgtccctggcttcttcccgctcaaggctagcactctgccacttgagccacagcgccgcttctggccgttttctgtatatgtggtgctggggaatcgaacctagggcctcgtgtatccgaggcaggcactcttgccactaggctatatccccagcccgtttgctgggttcttgatggggtgttgggtgctggagttcccagctcactattcagttggagcgagttggggtacctccctactgtggcggcgccatcttccctccttcctcttatttctaattaaccggCAAAAACAAAGtggattctttgaggatttgctttgggGAATTTAATTTGttgagttctacgtatattttagatatgaggcctttgtctattgtatggccagtgaagatctcccagtctgtggactttctatttatctttcaagctatgccctttgctgtttaaaagctctgcagtttggtgcaatcccatttgtccaacttctttgatttgctgcttctggacctttattaagaaatttttgacctgtgccaaggcgcccaagtgtttctcctattccttcctgcaatgttttcagggtatgtgattttacctcaaggtctttgatccatttggaattgattctggtgcagggtgatatataagaatctagctttagtttgttataggtgtttaaccaattttgccagcaccatttgttgaagaggctgtttttcttccatcctattttttggctcctttatcaaagattaagtagccataagtctgcaggttcatttctgggtcttcagttctattccattggccctcagacctgttcttgtgccaatactaagttgtttttattactatagctttgtaatagagtttgaaattaaattcccccaaaacaaatcctcagagaaccaactgcccccttacTAAATGGACAAAtgtcttaaaaagagacttctctaaagaggaaatgagaatggccaagagacacatgaagaagtgctcaacatcactgcccataaaagaaatgcaaatcagggctggggatatggcctagtggcaagagtgctcgcctcatatacatgaaggcctgggttcgattccccagcaccacatatacagaaaatggccagaagtggctgtggctcaagtggcagagtgctagccttgagcaaaaggaagccagggacagtgctcagctcctgagtccaaggcccaggactggcaaaaaaaaaaaaaaaagcaaataaaaacaacattgagattccacctcaccccaataagagtgtccattatcaagaaaactaataacattctggagaggatgtggccaaaagggaaacctactactCTCTTGGTAGGAGTACaagcttattcaaccactcttgagagcagtatggaggttcctcaaaaggctaaacatagagctctcctctgacccagcagccccacttttgggcatctacccaaaagattacaagcaggacCGCACTAAActcaccagcacagctatgtttattgcagcccgatttactatcactaaaatatggaaccaatctagatgcccctcagtagatgaatggataaagaaaaatgtagtacatatacacaatggaattttatgcctctatcagaaaaaatgacattgccccatttgtaaggaaatggaaagacttggaaaaaatcatattaaatgaagggagccagactcaaagaaacataaactctatggttcccctcattggtaataattggtacttgtctaggacagtcctaacagatgatcataatagctcaatagctaatacgtaagatgatgctaagtgaaatgatctccaagttacagaaataagtggtttatcatagttgttattttcaacatgccatgtgaaattatgccattttcttttgtcttcccatGGTTTTTCccctgtcactgtaactgattttcctaccctgggtattgtgtatatgtttgtcagaagtagggaagggaaagggaatatcaaagtggagagataaagggtaaaagacaaaccaatgcaacagcaatacttacaaaactatatgctgtaaaccaactgtaaaacgggtggggggaggagttgggaaggggggagggtgggagcaaaatgaggaaggaggtaatactgccttacatatgaaactaacccctctgtgcattacttGGACAATTTagaaaaaagtggaggtgtgtctcaagtggtagcaaaaagtacctgcacgtgtgtgtgtatgcacccacacacatacacacaaatagtacaaaggggttccattgtgataatatttttttcagggaGGAGGGTAATTTTAATTTATGAGCAGGGAAACAGATATAACATCAGGCTCCTCCTGGACTGTTCCTTGGCAGGCCAGGTGAAACTGTTAGTGGATGAATGAGCAAGGTTTCTGCCCAACCAGCTTTCCTCGTGTCCCTCAGGTGCTAAAGGCAGGAGTCAAAGCCCAGTGGTCCTTATTTATTGGGACTCCTGCTGTCCAGGGAAGCTAGGCACACCCCCAGGGATTCCACATGGCCACCCTGCAGAGGGTGGGGGCATCATCGAGCAGTCCACTGTGCAGTTTCTCTGAAGTAAGTGCCCTTCATGAGGCAGGGAGTGGCTGAGCCTCTACAGTTGTGGGGAAGGTGGTGGCTGCACCTGTTCCGCACACTGCAGGAAGTGCTGTATATATTCAGCACAATTACCAACCGCTGCTTCATTCTGCCAAAGACACTCTTCAAAGGCCTCGAAAGGCTTAGCGCAGGCCTGGCGGATCTGCCGGATGATTGGGTGGGAAGACGTGCACTGAGCAATGCTCATCTTAAGGTGATGACAGTCCCTCTGCCATGACTCTGGCTTGGCTGCCACACATTGGCCATACTGATCCAGCTCGCGGCCACAGTAACAAGCAGTGACCTCCAGGGCTGCATCTCCAGGCTCGGCGCTGGTGAGCACCATTGTGGTAATTTTTATAGATACATTCAGGGTTCTTCCAATAATTTTACTACCTCTTTAATCCTCCTTTATTCTCCCCCTTTTAAATCAGTACGTTTTGGGTTTGAGTGTGCTGTTTTCATATATGATTAAAATACTTCAGTTCTCCTTAGCCCTCCAGTAGACtactttccctttttccctcctacTGGTTCGCTACTAACAAGTGCTCGTTTCATACTTATGCCCCATTCTTATTActcttttaggtctagcttccagtGATATTTGGCTATTTTGagcttgctttatttctttttgtgtgtgccagtactggggcttgaactcatggcctgggtgctgttccttagctttttgtgctcaaggctggtgctctacctcttctctctctctctttctctctttctctctctccctctctttcctcctttccactccccctctcctcccctccccctcttccccttcctccctctctccctctctctttctctctctctccctctctctctctttctcattctaccacttgagccacagctccactctggctttaaaagtctcatggagggctggggatgtggcctagtggcaagagtgcttgccttgtatacatgaggccctgggttcgattccccagcaccacatatacagaaaatggccagaaggggtgctgtggctcaagtggcagagtgctagccttgagcaagaagaagccagggacagtgctcaggccctgagtccaagccccaggacaggccaaaataaataaataaacaaacaaacaaataaataaataaataaatgaatgtctcatggattttcttgtcttGGCTTTCTCTGAAcaatgatccttagctctcagcctctcatgtagctagaattacaggtttgagccactggcacctgcttaCTATAAACCTGTTTAAGTGGTTTTTGGCTTATTGGTTTCATTTCAGAAGATCAAATGCATATagcaatttttttgggggggccagtcctgagctttgaactgagcctggcttcttttttgctcaaggctagcactctgccacttgagccacagcgccacttctggccattttctgtatatgtggtgctgaggaatcaaacccagggtctcacgtatatgaggcaagcactcttgccactaggccatattcccagcctcgcaTATAGGAATTTATCCAATTCTTCTagacttttcagtttttttagaatgtatattttaaaaaaaattaattgatcTATTTATTACTAAAATTGTAACATTTCCTATTTCACCTCTAGTTTATTtggtttttaggtttttaaagtaggtagccagtaaaggagaacaccacttggtattcaggcaggagagaaaagtttattactgaactgagAAGTGAGAGAAGGGGCAACCTCCATCTGCCCTGCCTGATCTAGGGCGGGGGCcagagggtgtggccaggtggattaggatgtgacctcagggaaaggggaggtaactgcctccaggtatgctggCTACCCAGGTAActaggtggagacttaatgaagtggggggcatctgcatggagccctccagggatggaccttacagtTTTCCTCTTTTGGTTAGTTGGCTAGTGGGCTTTGAAgttcaattctcagagctcagcctcctgaatagctaggatgacaagtataaGCTATGGGTGCCTGGCTTATAGATTCAttcattgtttgttttctaagtttataaattattttaaaatgttattgttattatatgtgtggtatacagaggggttatagttacataagtcagaaaatgagtacatttctttttgggcaatgtcaccccttcccttgctggtttctagttttatttcattACTGTCTGATTGAATTCAAGATgtcatttcaatattttatttagttatttcaatattttatttagtgTCCTACAATATGATCTCCTTGGGAGAAAGTCCCATTaaactgctgaaaagaatgtgtattttgaAGCTTACTAAGTAAAGTATTCTatagatgtctgttaagtcctGTAAGACTTGTGCTCTTGAAGTATCCTCAGTGTAGTGGCTAAGATTAAGATGTTATTTCTCATACTAGATTCAGTGTTAGGGCTCTCAGTAACTAGCTATTCACCCATATGCTCAGAGCAGCAGGCCTGATCTCCAGCACTAGTCACATTGAAGTAAGTAGCTAAAGTCTTTTGTAGAAGAGTGGGTAAGTTTTCTCCTTTGGGGCCACTTTTCACTATAGAAGCTTCTGCCAGTGTTTGGTTCTTGGAACAAATATGCCACCTGCTGGACACAAAAGGAGGGACCATTGAATGcaggagaagcttttttttttttaacttaaaaaaattatacttttaggccaggtgttggtggctcacatctgtaatcctagctactcaggaggctgagatcagaggatcgtggttcaaagccagaacaggtaggaaagttcatgagatctccagttaagcaccagaacactggaagtggtgccgtggcccAAAGcggtaatgtgctagccttgagcaaaaagagctgggggacagcactcataccttgagttcaagcccatgactaactgacccctccaaaaaaattatacttttattacctttaagtagtggCCCAAAGGAATTACCATTCGACACATCAGTTTAGGaacacaattcatcttgatcatgTCATCccttttcattattctctccATCCATCTGAGCCCCACCCTcccaattttgtttgttttcctttttattatctttaagttgttgcaCAAAGTagttgcaatttaacaaagcagtttatcaataaaataTATCTCGACCAATGTTACCCTCCCTTCCAAGCCCTCctctgtaggatatacattggattcttgactggcaaaatgaaaattcagaaaaacaaaacaccaggaagcaggtactcaaaatGGATGGGTTAGTAtcaaggggaaagggtaatgagatagaagctttttaaaaattaatatttttaaaaagttatctttaaaactgggcactggtgtggctcatgcctgtaatcctagctactcaggaggcagagatgtgagggtgacagtttgaagtcagcttgggcaggacttatctctaattaaatgcCAGAAGGCCTggattgaagctgtggctcaagtgatagagcactctccttgagcacaaaagctcagggacagtgtgcaggccaagccttgagtttaggccccaggactggcacactcaCAAATACTGTCTTTAGgtaactgtacaaaggagtttcaattcaacatacagTTTATTAGTACAGTGTCACCCTTCAGAAGCTTTTGTTTATTGGgttctgctgtttgatgcagagAGCACTGCTGTTTGTGGACTACGTAGGTTCCCACTTGCACTATAGGATCCCCATTGTGTTTCTCCCAGAACAGCAAGTCTCCAAGCCTGAAAGTATGCTTGAACACCTGAATGTGTTTAGACACCTGAATTTGCCAGTGAGTGGGAGCAAACAACCCTGAGTGAAGAATTGCTCTGCTTTCTGGCCTCAATGCTTATAGACCTCATTTAGAAGTTAATTTCCTTGTGAGGAGGTGGAGGATGTGGACATTTCATGATTCAGATTGTCTATAGACTTACAGGTCACCAATCCTGTCAGTAAATACATTCCAAAATTTAATTTCCAGGGACAGGTATCAGTTATTTTAGGCCCATCCATCAGTCTGCTTACCTATATGGAAGAAGAGGCTGTGGAGGTcacatgattcaaagtcagtcaACACATAACTAGGAGGCAGGCCTTAGGAGACTGAACCCTAAGCCAGCCACAACAAGCTCAGTGTTCATTTCTGCCTCAGGTGATGTTACTGACTCGAGCGTATGGTGAAGGGACTGTTCACCAGGGAGAATGAGGTCTTCAGCTACTGCCTTCTTCACTGCTCCTAGAACTCCCTGCTGCTTGAACTTCTCTggaaagaggttgagatctgaggatctcagtttgaagccagctggagcaggaaagtctgtgagattttttttttttttggtgaggccttaggtttgaactcagggcctaggcactatctgtGAGCTTTTTCAAAAAGCtgaacgctagcactctaccactttgagccacagcaccacttctagttttctgttggttaaaattagagataagagggctggggatatagcctagtggcaagagtgcctgcctcatatacacgaggccctaggttcgattccccagcaccacatatacagaaaacggccagaagcggcgctgtggctcaagtggcagagtgctagccttgagcgggaagaagccagggacagtgctcaggccctgagaccaaggcccaggactggccaaaaaaaaaaaaaattagagataagagggctgggatgtaggtcaggggcaaagtgcttgcctagcaagtgcaacatcctgggttcgatccccagaaccaaaaagagaaaaagacaaaaaaattagagataagagtctcacagactttcctgccagagctggctttgaaccatgatcctcagatctcagcctcctaagtagctaggattacaggcatgagccactggtgcccagctagtctgtgctactttttaaaaaatctctaatTACCttccaaaaagctgcaagtggaccTGTGGCGCAGATGgtaagctctagccttgagtacaaaaactcagggaaagtgcccaggccatgagttccagccccagatccctctctctctctctctctctctctctctctctctctctctctctctctctctctctctctctttttctctctctctctctcacactcacacacacacacacatacacacaaaccccAAAAACCTAACAACAAAAACTTCTCTAGGACCACATCAGATTGTCTTTCTCTCAACCTCTTCTTAGCTGTCTGTCACCCAGACGCTGTGTTGGTGTTTCCCAAGGTTCCTTGACCCATGATAGTTCCTTGTGTTCAGGCCCCCTTTGAATATCTCAGTCTCAAACTTAGGTCCTCTCTCAAGCCAATACCTAGCTAATGCATTCTGAGATAAGAGGAGCAATAGAATTTCTTTACTGAGTGTAGTCTTTGTTACTTAGCAGTCACTTCACTGTCTAATCAAACCCCTGCATTGGGTTTAAGAGTTTGTAGCAGGCGTGGACTTAGCTTGTGCCCAGAATTGTCAGTCTACCACCAGAGATGTCAAATTTACTTTGTGATCATGTCTTCAGTTCCCAGGTTTGGAACtatttgctgagtttctttgttTCACTGTGCTTTTCTACTGTTGACTCACTTTGTTATGATTCCCTATGTTTTTAGTCTCTTTCTTCAGAATATAGTCTCTCCTGTGTTACCTGACTCTTCTTACTAAAGTCAAAATAGTGGATACCTGTAGCCTCTTAATACTGTTTTGAACTACTAGTCTATGTAGCTCATTTAGTCTGGCTTTTGTTTTATAACTTTTTATTAGCTtgtattagttatacaaagggtatTTCATTATGACATTACTAAATACATGAATTATGTGTATTCCAATCAAATAGCCCTCTCCCTTACCCCCACTTCTAAGACAGTTTTAACTAGTttcactgttgtattttcatatatacaaataagCTTTACCAAAATCTGTCTCATTTACCTTTTCCATTCCCCAACCCCTCCCTTTGGCAGCCCCCAACAAAGCATGTTTTGCTTTcctgttacttatttttttagTGTGTATTTATTAAACCAAGGGGTTTCATCATGGTATTCagagatgtatatgtatgtatacatgatatatagaaaacacattcatttttaaagatAGTTGTTCATGGGAATTAAAATTTAGCATGTCCATCTATGTCTCTAGTACATCTTGGTTGAAGTTGCCCCTTacatcattttccccctcccaacaAACTCTTCCCTCACTGATCATATAGTTTCCCACTTCTTTTTCCACACaaatacattgagtattatgactgtgttcataccttgtttcattttctgttCATCCACTCTTCCTAAGTCCCTCCCTCATTCAAAACATAGTTGTGCTTACTGATACTTTATTaaatgttaattgttcaaagggtttGCACCATGGAGTTTCATTCCTTTATGTACTATACTATACTTTGGTCAACTTGatcaattatatataaaataggcCATGCCCCATGTGTTTTTACATGAACATTTGAGTTGAAGATCTACACATATAAGAGataacttgtctttttctttctgcttactttgctcaatatattattttttcaagatACATTGAtctgtttccctgcaaatgacataattttgttcttactgatggctgaataa
This sequence is a window from Perognathus longimembris pacificus isolate PPM17 chromosome 17, ASM2315922v1, whole genome shotgun sequence. Protein-coding genes within it:
- the LOC125365193 gene encoding coiled-coil-helix-coiled-coil-helix domain-containing protein 5-like — its product is MSIAQCTSSHPIIRQIRQACAKPFEAFEECLWQNEAAVGNCAEYIQHFLQCAEQVQPPPSPQL